The following is a genomic window from Phaseolus vulgaris cultivar G19833 chromosome 6, P. vulgaris v2.0, whole genome shotgun sequence.
tgaaTCACATTGATTTTATAAccgtttttttatataatttttattttattttatctttatattaatagtatttcattttattatttattaagaaCATTTCCGTCACTTTTTTAGGTTATTAAATTAAGTataattatttaagtttttttatataattattttttgattttatctttatattaataatattttattttattattaacattttcGGCACTTTTTTTaggttattaaataaagtatAATCATTTAACATTTGACACATTTATAATTATTGGgaatataattatttgaatGTTGTTtcacaatttaaataaaataaaaaacggTAAATACGAAATATCAATTATTATATTCTATCAATATTATCTAAATATTAATCAATTACTTGGTGtgtgattttatttaaatacttaTCCGAATAGTTAAATGAATATATCCTTAGTTTTTTTacatcaatatttttatttatgttttattatagGAAATATAGAAAAGTCaacaaaatgaatataaaacgttagatttttttctttctaaattacATTAATctttcacaaaattcaagttgaGTTTTATAAGACAAAAACTTTTTATTAAACGAAGAATGGGATATGGAAATTGtggttaaaaaataaataataagaaaaacttttaaccaaAAAGCGTGTTAAAAAAATACCAAAGCAAATACGTGTCCCTCTATTTTAgttatacactacaagaaaatcatcaaatagaaaccaatttttagagaccaaaataattagttgcaatagtaactaaattaaagaccatttttgaaactaaaaaaaattggtttctaaattagtttctattattgttaaatagtttctaaattggtacttaattagctaccaaggttttaactaccaattatttagattctaaatttggtagcaaaaaccttggttgctaattagataccaatttagaaactatttaacaataatagaaactaatttagaaaccaaacatttatttagtccctaaaatggtctctaatttagttactatagcaactaattatttttggtctctaaaattggtttctatttcatgattttcttgtaataatatattattattcattgTTTAAAATATGTgttgagaaaataaaataaaactcaaaGATTAtcgtttataaattttttttacccAATAACTTCACTCGGAAAATTTATCCCGACAAGCCAAACTATACACTACCGAGATGACTTTATtagttgttttttctttttatttctataGTAACATATAACCAATTTCAAAGGATAGGCTTTACTTGTTTTATATGATTACTTGTCACCCAATCAACGAAGGCATTACAACCATATTTCTCAGTTGATCCATCCAAGGAATCCATGAATACATTCTTTTTGCCTGAGTGTTGCATTGGGGTCATTTCTCCTTGGTGAGCCACGTGGGTCACCAAGGGCGAgaacttagtctcttcgctgaacaagttacagctcgagactgggggacttgtgtaccgaccagtcctcgggttTCGTTGACACTAGTAATGTtggggccacgtaagctgggtcccacgagcggcatGGGTTAGTGTCTCCCAAGGCACGTGCGCCAAGGGACCAAAGAttggtcagacatcggtcacTAGGATGTGCCGACTTGCCACTAGATAGTGTGGAGAGGTCAGACATCAGTATTTGAACGGGAGAGcggggccacgagaggtggatcccataccacacaccagttatcagtaagggaggaGCCTAGGTCACGAGTGTCCATGCGTGTAGGGTGGATGACGCATTTAGGCATAACACGAGTATAAAGATACTGGAAAGGATACGACCTTCGAGGGTCACATTCTaggggtgagctgcatgcatggcacgtgaacaactaggTCGCTCCCAAGACGGGTGACCCTAGAGATCAGGTGCATGAGTAGGCATCCAGGTGGttatcccgtcagaggttgcactccagttagggaacccCACGCGTTAGGTTATTCTCAGAGTGGGTAACTGCGGCGCTGGGACCCACCCCCTCAGGAAGCCTATTTTGGGTAACGGAAATAGTGGAAACCCTAGGATATATAAAGGGAAGGAACAAACTTAGTAAGGTACACTATTCATTTGCGCCACTTAACACACACAGTGACACAAAAGCTTTACGCttacagttttggtgtttcctagccctaagtttgacttgagcgtcagagtgccaACAACCTCTAGGGCGCcatttgtctttgtgtttcaggTGTTCAAACGGAAGGAAAGCACGAGTGAACACAGGGATTCTTGGGCGTGAGATTTTCGTAGACGCACAAAGGCGTTTTgggtcaaccgacaggaacatttggcgcctaCCGTGGGGCACGATCCAAAACATTGTCCCACCAGCAAGAACCAGAAAGATCAAGAAGATGAGAAATACGAGGCAGGGATCTGTTGTACCAAATGGGCGAAAGCCTCACCCTGCAACAGGTTATGGAAACGATGCAGGCCCTTCAAGAAGAAGTGGCTGCGTCAAGAGCAAACCAAGAACGCATTTAGGCTGATTTGGCTACGTCGCGGGCAACAAACGTAGAACTGCGCCGATCGAATGAGGAATTGCGCAAGTATCTGCAAAATCACGCAGGCGAACGCGAGGAGGAAGATCAAGAACCTGCGACGCCGCCAAGGGAGTTCCCGATGCCGTTCTCGCAAGAGATCATGGATTCTGTGATACTAGCCACGTTCGTAGGGCCCAAAGTTACCTTCACTAGTACGAAGGACCCAAAGGCCCATCTCACGGCTTTCCATACGCAAATGATGATGGTTGGGGGATCCGACGCGGTGAGATGCAaactgttcatgagcactctgaTGGGAATAgcgatggattggttcatcagcctccttGATGGCCACAtaactgttgaagatggttgctgccccttcaagattgtgtttgatgaagacttgtatgttgtgtttgatgaagacatttatgtactttccatgtatttgtgctttgctttaagaatgtcttagttagtgcttagaggttgtctaagagtagctttttgctgtgtaactcacctcataaccactggtcatgtgttaagaacaagcataagttttctaaaactgtttttcacatgttttacacaaaaacacgttttactgcataaaaataaatctgttcttttctaaataaacagattcatttttctcactgatgccttggctaagtcttgtaaaaattagattttgtgcatcaggtattttgactaagtcttcttcttttcaaaacgactgagttttaaattgttaaactttctctgttttcgttttgaaaaataaatctgttcatctgtaaatgaatagattctttttgcctctggtgccatgtcaagcttaaacgttttttcagttttatctcaacaccagaatggttgactaagtctcctcacttaacagattctctaactgcttttgaaaataaatctgttcattttattttcaatctgttcattttataacagctttaactgtttttcaaaattctgttataagctggctttctataaaatgcaaacttgtttctgaggtTAAGAAtgattcaaacagtttatacatttgcaaaaaacaagttttgacagcagagagttaagtgttttcaaggattagcattcgttcttcaaagatttcaaaaatcacaaagtgcttgttcttggtttggttccaaaagcttggtgtgaggtgcagctactgttctagcaatcttgcctactggtttaaggctgatctttgttacctcaatcaggtgtagtcgtttcacttcttattacttgtaatagtttggttgaatcctcttcttgataggtgttcttggagagtggatgtgtgtgtatgtgtgctgaaataggttttttcagcaagagtacctaagttcttgtaggtttcaagaacagtgggaagtgtacttgattgtactgtgtgttagtgaattccacctgttgttggtgaagactggatgtagctcaggttgagtgaaccagtataattgtttgtgttcattctctccctcactctgcaatttcgtttctgcataattgataaaacagcaaagaaataaatctgttctttctgggcactgtgcatactgttcttgatttctgaaaaaggtatttgaatctgataagaacatacataatctgctaaaaccattggaacagattgactgtgataggctgttcaagaaactgtcaatgctattaattgaaccttaaacaaattgcctaaagttgaagcttgctgttttgtgattcattgttcttaatttctggaaaatttcttgacatcaagaagaacacgcatagtctgttaaaagtcacatgaacagcttgtttgcaaaggtcactcaattaactagcatactatcaattgaaccttaatcacttgcttgaaattgaagcttgctgtttttgtgtttcactgtttttcaaatctgatatctgtgtgtgctgctggaaatcctcactgcatagtcttgtgattagctctgctgtattaaaagcgtctcaaacagaaaaaaaacagtgctgaaataaatctgttcattttcacataaatcgatttattttctgtaaaactgggttaaacactgtttctgcgaagaagttttaaaaggtcaattcaccccccctcttgaactttggcactattaaacccaacagtaACGTCATTCCCACAACTCACCAAGCTGTTCAGAACACAATACATCACGAATCGGACCCCCCCACCCATCTCTTATGATCTCTTTGACATAAGACAATATCAGGGGGAGTCCCTAAAGGAGTTCCTTCACCGTTTCAGAGCACAGGTGGTGAGGTTGAACCTCAATGACGAAACGATGATGGTGCATGCGTTCAGAAAGGGCATCGTGCCATGGCCCTTCAGTGAGTCACTTATAAGAAACTGCTCTAAGACTTTCGTcgagataaggcgtcgcgcgGTGGCTCATATTGTGACGGAAGGGGAAGTTAACGAGAAGCGCACGTGTGTGGTTCCCACGCGCCCGCGTGCATCAGGTCGACCTCAACCcctaagggtgcatgaggcaacgACAGAGAAGAAGACCCCTACGAAGCATCAACCCTATCAACCAAGAAAGCCTCAAACCAGGGGGCGTGAGAGGGAGAACGTGCCACCAAGGCACGACTTCATGGTAGAGTTGAAGGACCTCATCGCTATCCCCAACATAGCGGAGAGGCTGAAGGTATCCCCCAAGACTGACAAGAAGctcgggcccaacaagaacgcctggtgtgagttccaccaagcattCGACCACCCCATACGCAACTGTTTCCTGAGGGATTACTTGCAGGAAAAACAGGGTGCCGAGGACGTGGCAGTGACAGGGGGTGACCAGGGGCATGAAGTTCCCGTGCATGGTGAGATTCACACCATCACGAAAGGTTTTTTGGGAGGAGGTTGCACCGCTTCTCAGCGAAAGAGGTACGCACGGGCAGTGATGTCAGTAGAGGCACAAAAGGCTGACGATGCTTTTGATGTCGGccttgtcttcaccaaggccgacctcCAGGACGTTGTtccccatgacaacgacccgGTGGTAATCTCAGTAGTAACCGCAAGAAGGAAGGTGCACCGAGTACTagtggatcaaggaagctcggcagacgtaatgttctAGACtactttcaacaagctgcaattgTGTCCTGACATGCTAAGGCCCTACATTGGTTGCCTGTTCGGATTCGCGGGAGACTAGGTGGAGGTGTGTGGGCACTTAGAGCTGAGGACCACCTTCACGAATGGTACCGCGTCCCGTACGGAGAACATTAGGTATCTCATTGTCAATGCCCCCCCTCTGCTTATAACATGCTGCTGGGCAAACCTACGCTGAATAGGCTGGGGGCGGTGCCGttgacgaggcacatgaagatgaagcttccTGACTTGGCGGGaaaggtgattaccatcaagtcagaccagAAGGTGTCCAAGAGGTGTTATGAGAACAACCTCAAAACGAAGACAAGGGTATTCATGGTCATTACGCGCCCACCGCACTCAGGGGAGGTCGCCCAACCTGAGATCAATCACACCGAAATCGCCCAGGCCGAAGCAGAGATCGCCCGCGCAAAGGTTGCCCGAGAGAGCCGACCTGAGCCGGTTGGCAATGTAGGGGAAAGAGAGATTGGAGGAAAGGTCTCCAAGCTTAGCAGCACTCTCGACCAAATGGCGCAGGATCAGAGTGTCAAGGTTCAACCTGTCCGCCAGAGGGCAAAGGAACGACAACTAGTTGGCTTAGAAGAGCTATTTGCGACGATAGCTAAGTACATGCTGAAACCGGACCCCGAGAAGCGTGTGTTCGAAATAGAATCAGGGAACTTTTTGGGTTTCTTGCTCACCGAGCGTGGTGTGAGAGTGAACCTAGAAAGGTGCACACTGACGAGGCACATGGCTGTCATGTCTGGATTTGCATCAGCCGAAGGAGAGGGTGACCTCCCTTACCAAGAGTGTAAAGAGGCGTTCATCAGGCTGAAGGAGTACTTAGCCAACCCTTCAGTCCTGTGCAAACCGCAGCCAAGCACGCTACTTAGCTTGTATTTAGCGGTGATCGATCAGGCGATCAGTTCAGTCCTTATTCAAGAACAGGACCAGTTTCAGAAACTCATATGCTTTGTGAGGAAAGTATGGCAAGGGCCTGAGGAAATATACCAGGTACTGGAGAGGGCGACCCTGGTGGTCCCACGTCAGCTCTCCCTCATGTGGGCTAGTCCTTTAAGAGTGACAGAGGTCCTTGGGAACAAAGCATACAAACTtcagacgctggaaggaggcgCGATTCCTCGCACATGGAATGCGGTCAacttcaagttttatttcagttaagcaaTAACATTGTACATTGtattaggggacactctttttcccttataaggg
Proteins encoded in this region:
- the LOC137832998 gene encoding uncharacterized protein, with protein sequence MMVHAFRKGIVPWPFSESLIRNCSKTFVEIRRRAVAHIVTEGEVNEKRTCVVPTRPRASGRPQPLRVHEATTEKKTPTKHQPYQPRKPQTRGRERENVPPRHDFMVELKDLIAIPNIAERLKVSPKTDKKLGPNKNAWCEFHQAFDHPIRNCFLRDYLQEKQGAEDVAVTGGDQGHEVPVHGEIHTITKGFLGGGCTASQRKRYARAVMSVEAQKADDAFDVGLVFTKADLQDVVPHDNDPVVISVVTARRKVHRVLVDQGSSADVMF